The window ATGTAAAGAAACATTACAATTAATCAGCTCTCTCTTGCATATGCATGGGGTTAAAAATTTCACTTGATGGAAACGAAAGAGCATAGTGCTAAAGCCAATATATATTGTATCCATGTATATAGCATGAAACAATACATTTTTAAGTTTGAACCAAAACACAGGAAACAGCAATACATCTCACTCACATGAAACAGCAAAACCCCCAGAACACCATATGCTAAGGGCAAAGCGGAATCTACATACGGGGATAGCAACTCCATATCTGGTGGGTCAACGGCATTTGGGTCTGTGAAGTATTTCACCACCTCTGGCGGAAGTTTATTTATCTGTTGATAAAATGCGATATTAAGTAGTTAATCTAAAAATGAGAAAGAACTCAATTGTTGATAGACCCATTTATAACATCACGaaatatattcataagtagAAGTAAGTTGGTGTACGGTACCTGAGATGCAATTCCTAACTCCACAGATGATCCAATTGTTAGAAGGAATAACAAGAAAGCAATTACATATTGCCAAAGTGTGGTTGGCCCTGGTTCTGAGACCTCTTTCCGCAGCAAGCCAAAGCTAACACGTGGACCACCACGTGGATCTAGATCTTCTGCATTGGGTTCCTCCACCATAAAAAGGTTGTACTTGTTACCCGTGACCTCAGCCAGTAGACGTTGGAATTTGGCAAAtacctcttctctctttcccCTCAAATTCCCAAGGAAAAGAATGCCCTCACCGAGGTCTCCAAAAGGCTCCTCTTTGGTCACCCAAAAGGTAGAATAACCAAAAAGTGCTTTCTTAATCAGCTTTACATCAGCAGGATCAACCTTCTCGGGTCCAAGGAGTTCCATCAGTTTAAAAGAGTCAACTTGGAAATTATTGTACGCAGGCCCAAGTGGTGATATAGTTGGCGGCTGAAGGACATATTGACACATCAAGCTATTAGAGACAGTGTTATTGTACTAAGTTAGATGTACACCGCTTAGCCGCTTAGAATTAATTCTATCAGTACATATGCAAATATCTGCATTGATAATCAGTTCCCTCACAATTACTATGAATAGAGCATACATAGAAGATTAGCCATAACGGTTATCTGTAACCTATATTCTTACATGAGCATTCaaggtaaatatatatatatatatatatatatatatatatatatatatagtatgtGTCAGCATGTGTGTGCGTAATTCAAGGGCCATTCATTGTGTCTTTCACCAATTCATGCACTACAGTCAGTCTTTGAAACTGAGCTCCCAACCGTTGGTGACATTCAATGGTTGAAGCTAACTAGATTCTGTCTATCTCAACTGTTGGAAGTCCAGATGAGGCTCCACCTCCACATATATATGTAGAAAACAAAACGGAAATTTCTCCAACAACAATTCTTAAAACAATCCAACAAAGACACTAACACAGAAAATGAACTCAAAGGCACCCTAGAGTGATGCAAAACTAAACCCACAATTGGGTTGCTACCATTTTTCGTTACGACTATTATCAATGCCATACCGTCATCAACTACGAATTCCACAAAATAAAAACCCGCTGACTAAACTGGAAAGTCAACAAATATAGAACCTTATACTCCTATTTTTGCAGAACCCAAAACCGAATTTTAATTCCTATAGCAATTTCttcattaaaaattcaaacttgaTAACCAAACGCTATAAGGTAACAAAATTAAGAGAAGAACAAGCCAATGCGAATTCAACAACTAATGCAAAAACCCAAATGGATATAAGCAAGAACACATGTAACAAAGTTGAGCAATGTACCCTGGAAGAAACCGATGGAGGTTCAGAGTCATAGTCATTTGCGCGCGTTTTATCTTCGTCTACTTCCGTCGTTGTCACCGCCTTCGTCGCCGTCGTGGAGTCGGTTGACTTATTACCACTACTcccgctgctgctgctgctactCTCTCCGTCACCGTCACCACTATCGCTAGAACTATAACATCTAAGCCTATCAAAATTCCTACGCGGAACCCAACAAATTCTCTGGGTATTTACACTCGCTCTGCCGCACAAGAAGCATGAAGAATTCTTCCTCCTGGGTTTCTTGGGCGATGGCAGTCTAGGAATTTGGCGGCGGGTTTTGAGGGTGAGGTTGAAATCGAGGGTGCTGAAAGTGCAGCCGGTGAGCGTTCCCATTCAGCTGAATTCACAGAGCTTGAATTTTAAGAGGGTGTGAAATTACAACACCATTTGGAATTTGGAAGGAGAGGAAGGGAAGAAGTCCTGCACTCTTTCACCTAGTTTTTTTTCGCTGTCGCTGAATATGTGAATATCCAATGACTTTTGCTAATATccccttttttttcaattttttctcatgtttattttttaagagttgatttttcttagtaaaaatgttaGTAATTTATAGAAAAGCATTTAAAATGCTTTCTAGAATAAACACATAATTGGTATTTTTGTAGAAAttacttaaagtgcttttggaacctaaaaatattttctctaaaaacgcttttaattattttaaaaatacatcCAAACGAGCAATAAGTCACATTCTTTTAACGCTAAAACGAGTTTATCTTCAGTAGTCCGtcgtttttttcttttgtcaaaagTAGTCTAGTGTAGTAGGTAATCCAACTTTTATTTCTTGTACTAATAAGTAGTTCGTACTATTGAATAAAACTTGTTAAAATAACTCTATAAAGAGGATGTTGTATGTCTTTACACAAGATTCCATGTAAACAAATCTTAGATTCGTAAATTCATTAGCACTAATATTTTCTTCTTGATAGATATATGCAGTATTTTGAGAAATGAGATAAATAAGACTTCATATGTCTTTTATAATAGTCAATTACGCTAATGAAGTTGAATCTCATTTTTAATGGTTAAACTAAGATTTTGAATCACCTTTGTTGATAATTTTGTTTAGGAATTGTCTATTGTAGCGTTTGTGTTAAAGTCAAAACTTCAGTTAACTTATTGTGTCTCGAGTTTAAATCGTTTTATACTTATAACTTAAAATAATTATTGTTTGCAATAAAAATATGTCGAAAAACATGTCCCAATTTTACAATTGTTGTCTTTTCCGTATAAGACAATGCGTTGTGTCATCTATTTCAATCAGAtttaggtatcgtttggtatgtaagcgggacgggacggaatgaAGAGGGAGCAAAAATGctctcggatggaaacaaggaggaagaagaaggagacggagaggttataattttgtgttccacggatatggaacgagtcgttccaggaGATGAGGCGGAatgaaaattcacccaaaattcgtcCCATTGAACAGCGCGTTTCACCCGTTTTAGGCTCACCAAACAAGAGACGGACCTGtctcacgtaccaaacggtacatTAAGATAccaaatgtgaagaattattggGCTTATGTAGACAAATTTAGTGTAAGAAAAGCCCAATGGTAACCATGAATTTGGGCCAGACAAGATCCAAGCCCTTTTCTTCAAGGCCCAAACTTTGAAGCTTTTCCTCCCTCGTTAAGAAATCGTCTCTTCAGAATTTGGAAAAGCTCCTCTACTTTTTATATCGGAGATCAGAGAGAGAGTAATGAGTGTGCGAAGCAATGggttcttctccctcctccgccactctcttcctcctcttcgcTTTCTGTCTCTCTCTTCCGACCCTCTCACCTGCCACCGACCTCAAAGGTATCTATCTCTCTAACGTCGCTCCCATTCGTTCCCTTCCTGCCTTCGATTTGTGTTCGGTGTTTATGGGCCCCTTGCCGCCTGtttggtttccgagaaaatttTAGGAAAATCAATGAAATTTTGATGTTTGATTATGTGGGTTGTTTACTTATTTCCATTTTAATAGAGAAAAAATTGAGCTTTGACTTGCTCTGCATTTATTTGCTGTTAAAATTATTACGTTTTAATCTCCACTTTTGTTGTTTCTTTAATTGTAAGGAAGATagagggttagggttttgttatgCCTCTTTAGGGTTTATTTGGGTTGCTGTATTGCTCGAGTGAAATGTCAAGCTCTTAGCCGGTTAGGGTTTAAAAAATGTCGATTTTTCGGCCTTGAAAGTGGAAAGTTTCAATATTCTAGGTTAGCGTGATACCCTTTTGGGTTTGATCTGATAAAGTATATTGCACCTTACCGGTCGCTGTCGCTatgattttgagtttttaatcTGCTATAGCTAAACAGTATGTCCATTGCATTTTTAGGGATTTGAAGAGTTCGAATTTCTCTTTTGTTTCGCTGGTTTGTTGTATATTTGAAACTAACCTTTAGCAATATTGAAATCACAGGTGTTGATATTGAAAACCCAGTACTAGAAGTCATCCCGGTACCTCTTTCCGAGCACTCAGATGTGCCTGGTTCTAAAGATGTTTTATTCTGTGAACGGGCACGAGTTTCTGGGGTATCAAGGTTAAAACTTGGGAGTTATGCAAGTTCACTTAAGATCACTTTGTCTACATCTCTTGGAATCCCAGAGAGCTTGCATAGCAAAATTCAAGTCTGTTTTCATAGGTTAGTGAAATGTCTCATCCTTACTGTACAAGCATTTTGTTTTTTAGGATAATTGTGTTTTATTTATTCTGATTGAGTTATGAGTGCACTGTATGCCTACCCCTCCCTCCATCTCTCTGTTGCTCTTTCCCTTACTCATTTCTCTAGTCGCGCACACACCTTTTTTTTGTGGAATGCTTTGTCTGACTATTGAATTTTGTGCAGGAATAATACGCTTGGATTATGTCAGtgcgaagaggatgattggaaAAATCTTCAGAAAGGGTTATGGAGCTCTGTCATGTCGCCTTACGATGAAAAATATGTCGATGTCAAGTTCATTGGCAAAATACCTGGCTCTGTCACCATAACTGTTGAAGAAGGTctgtcaaaaataaaataatgtatGGCTGCCTATAATTGTTTATGCTACAATTTTCAGGCTTCAGTGATTATCTTAATTATGTCTATGCAGATTTTCAGAGATGGCGCCTTGTGTTTCTGGCATTGGGATTCACATTTCTATTGTTGGCACCAATTGTCAGCAGTTGGGTACCTTTTTATTATAGCAGTTCAATGATTATAGGAGTATTTCTGGTCATTATAATCATTCTCTTCCAGGTACTTTTTTTATGTGATTCCtatgtatttttgttttatttgcaTGCTCTTAGGTTTTCTTTGGGTAGTTTGAGTTTCAGATCTCCTCTAAAAAGAATTATAGTCACAGGGTTTTGTGATAATTATCTTTCACCTGCAGTTTTTAGCTTGCAACTTTGTAGAAAATGttttgcattattgttttctttaatCTTTTAGGGAATGAAGCTGTTGCCAACTGGAAGGAAAAATGTCCTCTATCTTACCATATATGGATCAGTGGTAACACTTGGTGTCTTGAATTTTACTGTTGCTTCAGAGTTTGTTAACCTCATATAATTTATAGTACTAGTAAATCTTACAATTTATTTGCCTTTGACAGCTTGGAGCAGGATCTTTCCTTGTTCATCAGTTTTCACTGATGgtaaattcaattcttttgaaTTTTGGGCTAAGTGAGGAGATGCATAACCCAGTAAGTGTTGGTTCCCTTAATCTTACTTTCGCAAAATTCTCATAAATATCTAGGCAAATTATTTGCTTCTGATACTTTCTTTTTGGATCGTTGTATTGTCTTGGCTTCTTACCTTGTTGTGTTTTTCTGGTAGGTCTCAATATTTTTACTAGTGGGAATTATCCTTGCGGGAGCTGCATTAGGGTACTGGATTGTGAGGAAGTTTGTCGTCTCAAATGATGGGACAGTAGATGTTGGTATAGCACAATTTGTCAAGTGGGCTATGCGTATCATTGGAATCACCTCCATCTTGCAGGTGTTCTCTCGCATTCCTATTGGTTGTTCTTGATATTCATGACTAAATTGATTATTCTATAGTCTTTTGTTAAAGTTAGTTTTATAAATTGAATGTAATTGCCAAAATATTGTGTTATTGattcttttcatttctcttCTGTTATTAATATAAGCCTTTTCCACTCTTCATTATTTCTCAGAGCTCACTTGATACTCCTTTAGCAATGGGCGCTTTGGTTTCTTACTGGATTATCTGCAAGTTCATTACTTCTCTGAAACGGCGTCTCAAATCGTAAGTCATACATTCTTTACCTGCGTAATTTCTTGGCATTACTGAAGTGAATGCATTTTAgcagaaatatttttttaacatttgtGCGGACCTATATTTTTCTTGAAATAAGTTTAGATTTCTGGCTAGGTTTTGTATTTGGAAGGTAAAAATTAGTGGTCCAAGAAAGTTCAGTTAGATGAACGATGCTTCCCTGATCATTAATAAAGGGTTTTGTCACATTAAAACATCTTAGTATTATTCCATGCAGTCATCAGTCGGGTGCTGGGAGTGGGAGTCTTTGGCTGCAGAAGGGAAAACAGGTCAAGGGTAGACAAAGTCGTCCAGAATTTCTTAGCAGGTCTAGCCCACAAGAAAAGAGTTGGAACAGCCGAAAGAGTCTATCTGCTTGGTCTGACTCTCCTGTTAAAGGTATTTTTATTGTATTTGCTGTTACGTTTATACATATTTTGACTGATTTGTTGTTTCAACTACTCAGTAGTTGTTTTTTTATATACTTCAACAAAGAGTTTGGTTGGTTATTTGTTGTGGTTATTCAGAAAAAACTGCGTCGATATACTATCTTTGTTGTTTCGCTGAGTGCTTCATAAAAGTCTTTCACATTTGTGAAAAGTTCTGAACCGCAGTTTGACgctttaatttttgttatttgtcTCTGTTTGTTGCAGGTGTCATGACCCCATCCTCCAGGGCACCTAATCAACAGGAGTACTATTCAACCTTCCACGAGGTGCAGAACCGAAAGAAGTTCACAAAAAAAGAGTGGGATGATTTCACACACGAATCAACCCGCCAAGCTCTAGCAGAATGGGCAGCATCACCTGAAGTCCCTAATTGGCTCATTGAGCATGCTGACCGCATACAGCTCCTTCCAAGCGAGAGTTCAGATGAAACTGTGGGAAGCGCATCAGATTCTACGGATGAGAATGTCGTGGGGAGCACAGATCGATTAGGTTTTCTTAAGTGGCAGTGACTGGCACAGAGTATCCTATTGACTATGGCATCTGCTATTTGAAGTTGGCTTAGGTTGTGTTCTGTAACTGTTGATGTAGGTCACACTAACTTGAACTGCCTTCTTGAAGGAATACGTAGAGAGCTGTATAGAACACCGTAGGAACGACGTAGTTAATTTTTTTGCACCAGTAAACGTTATAGTGAGCGACGTTTTTTCTAAAACTAGTTAACCATGTCATTGGCAGAGCTTGTTGCGTATTTGCTTCAGTCCCGCAATGTTGAATTGAAGTGTGTTTTCACCCCTTTTTAAGTTTTAGCAGCCAACACATATTTATGTAAGAAACGGGATCTTGTGAATTATTATTTATatcttgtttattttattttattttttatcaaaatttatatCTTGTTTATTGggaatatttatattttgttcaataatttttataattcaatcaGTTTAAGTTAAATTTGGACATTTCGCTCTACTTTATTTCAGTTGGGTGGTTAAAAAGCAACATATGATTGTAGTAAAGGTGGGAATGCTTCGTTGAATGTGTGGGCACTCGAGAAAGGacataataaaaaatgaaaatatttgaggtaaagtaggagtggctACAATTGAAattaagatgagagaaaattaaCTAAGGTGTTTTGGACAGTGAATTGAAgacttacactatgtttggatgaggaaaataaacttggatttagataaaagtcagaatttataaattgacacgCAACAATTCTCTTTTTTGAattcataaatatagaaatttagaatttccacttgaaaaaaaaaacttggaatttgagaACTCAATTCCCAAGTTTGGGAGGGTGTAGTCAATTTGGATTTCATAGGATTTTAATGGACTATTTTAAGTGACAAATCTCAAAGGATTTTAATGGACTTTATAATTCTATATAGATTTTGGAAGATTTGTATAGATTTATATTATAGATTTCTATGGATTTGTATGAATTTTTTCATGGATTTCTTAGGATTTTTATTTGACTTCTCGTACATAAAATGAATTTCTTTCTTAGtacacaatctaaaacatatATGATATCAAAATACAAACCA is drawn from Malus domestica chromosome 14, GDT2T_hap1 and contains these coding sequences:
- the LOC103453903 gene encoding probable zinc metalloprotease EGY1, chloroplastic, which codes for MGTLTGCTFSTLDFNLTLKTRRQIPRLPSPKKPRRKNSSCFLCGRASVNTQRICWVPRRNFDRLRCYSSSDSGDGDGESSSSSSGSSGNKSTDSTTATKAVTTTEVDEDKTRANDYDSEPPSVSSRPPTISPLGPAYNNFQVDSFKLMELLGPEKVDPADVKLIKKALFGYSTFWVTKEEPFGDLGEGILFLGNLRGKREEVFAKFQRLLAEVTGNKYNLFMVEEPNAEDLDPRGGPRVSFGLLRKEVSEPGPTTLWQYVIAFLLFLLTIGSSVELGIASQINKLPPEVVKYFTDPNAVDPPDMELLSPYVDSALPLAYGVLGVLLFHEVGHFLAAFPNKVKLSIPFFIPNITLGSFGAITQFKSILPDRSTKVDISLAGPFAGAALSLSMFAVGLLLSSNPNATGELVQVPSTLFQGSLLLGLISRATLGYASMHAATVPIHPLVIAGWCGLTTTAFNMLPVGCLDGGRAVQGAFGKNALVAFGLTTYTMLGLGVLGGPLSLPWGLYVLICQRTPEKPCLNDVTEVGTWRKTIVTAAVFLVVLTLLPVWDELAEELGIGLVSTF
- the LOC103453899 gene encoding uncharacterized protein; translated protein: MGSSPSSATLFLLFAFCLSLPTLSPATDLKGVDIENPVLEVIPVPLSEHSDVPGSKDVLFCERARVSGVSRLKLGSYASSLKITLSTSLGIPESLHSKIQVCFHRNNTLGLCQCEEDDWKNLQKGLWSSVMSPYDEKYVDVKFIGKIPGSVTITVEEDFQRWRLVFLALGFTFLLLAPIVSSWVPFYYSSSMIIGVFLVIIIILFQGMKLLPTGRKNVLYLTIYGSVLGAGSFLVHQFSLMVNSILLNFGLSEEMHNPVSIFLLVGIILAGAALGYWIVRKFVVSNDGTVDVGIAQFVKWAMRIIGITSILQSSLDTPLAMGALVSYWIICKFITSLKRRLKSHQSGAGSGSLWLQKGKQVKGRQSRPEFLSRSSPQEKSWNSRKSLSAWSDSPVKGVMTPSSRAPNQQEYYSTFHEVQNRKKFTKKEWDDFTHESTRQALAEWAASPEVPNWLIEHADRIQLLPSESSDETVGSASDSTDENVVGSTDRLGFLKWQ